A stretch of DNA from Kazachstania africana CBS 2517 chromosome 3, complete genome:
CAGGCAATAGAAATGAGAATTTCATATCATTAGTACATTGTTTTTGGCTCTTTGGTGTTTATACTTTTGTTATTCCGCTTCTTTCGTTACAGTTTATAGCAAGAGATGAAAATTCATCCATTGGTGAAAATTCCAAGAGCCCAGTTGGTTTAATAACCATTTATGGTTATTGTAATACTACTTGGGTTTTTGTATTTCCAATTTTGgatatattaaaaagatTTGACAGTGCGAGATACGTCACCATATGTGAATGGGTCGTAGCAGCACTAGGTTGgttgaaaatgattcaCTTTATGTATTTCCAAATCTGTTATGAAAGACAAGGTGATGCAAGTCCAAAGTTGACCACTTCCTTACTTGCAGTTATTGCTTTACATACCATTTTCTGTGTTCTGGTTATGCtatttttatattaaaAAGACGTCATgagaaattttggaattaatTCGGTAATAGATAGCTTCTATTACAATGCtgaaatttatatataaatgtaaatatatatattatgaGTAGTAGAATTCCTTTTAGAATCTACCTTTTTTTTGTGTCAAACGTTTTATATTGTCTCTTAAATGTAAAAATCATTATAGCTCatacaataaaattgaaattttcaaaaacctgattctttgtaatctgaaatttcaatgtcGTAAATAGTCTTATTCTTAACTCTtgctgaaatttttgagaaaACATTAATATCAGCCCTGGTAAAACCTTtagaaaataaacaaatgcaagcatttttcttgttgatGCCGTTATTTGAAGCATTTTTCCTTTTACAACATGAAAGACATTGTTTGAATAAAATCAGCTTGTCAATATGTTTGACTAAGAACAGTTGGCCATTGTTAGCATTATTTGGACTTGTATTTTCAATGTTGTCATTATTACTGTTAATAATAGTCTCTAAAGTATCtttagaaatatttaatttcaataaagttgatttattctgtaaaatatcatcattagtTAGAACGTAGTGCAacttatttgaaaataatgtaataataaattcatcCTGTGCTAAGATTACAATTTTAGCGTcacatttaatttttttcaatcgACATTTATCACAACTTGGTCCTACTCTTTGCCTTTTTGTCGTTGTATTTGAGTTTGAACTGAAAGAAGCTGATAGTGAAGGAGATGGGGATGAAGAAGTAGACAAAGGGGATGCAGTTCTTCTGTTTTGATTAATactcattaaattttgaacagGAGAGttaaaatttaatgaaatcagTGGAATAGTTTGgtttttcatctttctATCTAATTTCATGTACATATTTTGACTTGAAGAACTGATTGGTATAGGTTGTAAATGCTGAGGTAAAGTGTGCTGTTGTGATTGATTCTGAGACAATGCCGTGTTGGGTCTTGGAGGAGGCGTATTAATCATATGAGGGACGTTAGAGTGCATTGAAGGAGATATAGATGCACTAACTGGCATTGTGGGAGGAGGCGTTATTGTAGCAATATTGATGGGACTATTGCTGTCCAAATCGTTGTTGCTGTTATTTGCCATCGGATCACCAGTTCCTTTAGCTAATAATTTCGGTCTCTTAGTTGCTAAAAAGGCCAGATGGTCTAGACCACTTTCATTAACGTTCGCCTCTAACGGTCTTTTAGGataattattattggtATGGTCATCATTTGTAGTagaggatgaagaagatggaGAAGATAAAAATGGATCAGTTACGCCTGATCCCGTATTAATGTTGAAATGTGATAACTTGTGTTTTATAAAGTTCAAATTTGGTAACAAAAGAGGAGGCAGTTCCTGATCTTTATTGGAAACTGTAATACTCATATTTTAAACTATGGAAAAGTAAATAATGAgtgaaggaagaaaaatgcTTGATTACtaatgaaataaaagaaaaaaaccGATTGGTATTATGCCTAGAGTCTGTAAAAGCTGAAAAAACGAAAAGCTAATAGGGTTTCTACCAGGTGAGAAGATAATAACGAAAGGAGAGGAAGGAGGCGTGAACTATTAGTGAATACTATAGTAGTATGTATTAATCTATATCAAAAGTGAGGTGGCAATGTAAAAGAGATTGAAGGAAAAACGTTATAGCGTGTATAATAAGCAGCGGAACAAAGGTTGAATAAAGTCAAAaggaaaattgaaagtcAAAAACCCCaggtgaaaaaaaagtaaaaagCAAATGAAGGCGGAACTTTAGTCCGTTaactttatataatatagtATGAAGATGTAATGAACGTCGacgaaaaaattatgtCGAAATAGCTTTGATCCATCGACAGATGAGCTTAGAAATTTCAGTAAGAATGCGGACGTCCCGTTGACATCGAAAAATAACGAAATTCTGGTGGATTAGATCAGCTtcgaaaagaaa
This window harbors:
- the SUT1 gene encoding Sut1p (similar to Saccharomyces cerevisiae SUT1 (YGL162W) and SUT2 (YPR009W); ancestral locus Anc_8.109) — protein: MSITVSNKDQELPPLLLPNLNFIKHKLSHFNINTGSGVTDPFLSSPSSSSSTTNDDHTNNNYPKRPLEANVNESGLDHLAFLATKRPKLLAKGTGDPMANNSNNDLDSNSPINIATITPPPTMPVSASISPSMHSNVPHMINTPPPRPNTALSQNQSQQHTLPQHLQPIPISSSSQNMYMKLDRKMKNQTIPLISLNFNSPVQNLMSINQNRRTASPLSTSSSPSPSLSASFSSNSNTTTKRQRVGPSCDKCRLKKIKCDAKIVILAQDEFIITLFSNKLHYVLTNDDILQNKSTLLKLNISKDTLETIINSNNDNIENTSPNNANNGQLFLVKHIDKLILFKQCLSCCKRKNASNNGINKKNACICLFSKGFTRADINVFSKISARVKNKTIYDIEISDYKESGF